The Manduca sexta isolate Smith_Timp_Sample1 unplaced genomic scaffold, JHU_Msex_v1.0 HiC_scaffold_1662, whole genome shotgun sequence genome segment ATAGCTTTTGCCTTATTCGCAGgtaatattattacaagtttTTTAATCTGAATATTGTGAATATGTGTTTAGAACAAGTGGAGTTAACTCTAGTAATACAGTCAATCTATTGTAAGGTCACATTCCATAAGTGATTCCAATTATTATCTCAGAATTAATCAGTACGTTTTCGTTTCAGGTACCGCCTCCGCGGCGTCGACTGCTTCCCGCATAGTCGGCGGGCAGCTGACGACCATCGACCGATACCCATCTCTTGTGCAAGTGGAATTTCTGGGCATCTTCACCAACACATGGGGCCAATCCTGTGCCGCCAACATCCTTAACAATTTTTACGTGCTGTCTGCAGCTCACTGCTTCGCTGGCTTGTAAGTGGCGTTGACATTCAATAATGCTGAGAGGAATGACAAACTCTTATTTCCGCAAATTTTCACAAATCATcaactcatattttttaatactattctTAGTAAGTCTAAAGTCTTAGTAGTAATtctaaagtattaatttttacaaccaatttttattataaggtttATACAGAACTCGTGTGAAACCCTAAAAATATGAGACAATACTGTGTGATTTCAAGCTATTATTCTTCTGAGGAAGACATCCAGCTCAAGATGATTCAGGTTAAGAACTACAACAACTATTTAATTCTTTTCCCTCAGATTTTACGACCGCTCCCGTAGACGTATACGAGGTGGCTCGACCTTCCGCAACACTGGCGGCGAAGTGATCGGTATCGTGCGAGAGTTCAATCACCCCGACTACAACATCATCCCTGGCGATGCTGACATCAACGTCGTCCGCTTGAGATCGCCCATCATCTACAACCCAGTGATGCAGCGAGCGACGATTGTGCCTCAGGGCTTTGAGATTCCTGACAATATGCCCGTTGTTCATGCTGGTTGGGGCGCTATTGAGGTATGTATTTCTTAACAACATAATAGTAATGGTAGTGATAAAAACTGTTTATGCGCGTTACGATTCATAAGCGTTCTCGTTTGCCTAGATAGGCATATAGATATAAGAACGAGTAATAAAGAATGATTAGTGGGAATggatttaaaagttatttgcaAATCACTATTTTTTCCACCAGTGGCTAGGTCCTCAATCATCTCAGCTGCAAGACGTGACCATCTACACCGTGAACCGCCAGATCTGCGCCGAGAGGTATCTAACCCTCAATCCTCCTCGCCAAGTCACGGGGAACATGATCTGCGCTGGTATCCTGGACGTGGGAGGCAAGGACGCTTGTCAGGGTGACTCTGGCGGACCAATGTACCTCGGCGATATCATAGTTGGTGTTGTCTCGTGGGGACATGAGTGTGCCAACGACACCTACCCAGGAGTCAGCGCTGCTGTTGGACCCTACTCTGACTGGATCGTCGCTACTGCCGTTTAAGATTCTATTTTAGAGTAAATAAAGTTTTCGCTGTATATgagcttattattttaaaaaatttaaagaatcaAAGAAATGGAAATGGTATACTCTTATTGATCACGTAAGTAGTTGAATAAttcttatgaataattaatacaatagaaAAAAGGACAACGATACCTACTATTAACATGCATGATTTTAGTATACTAGTGTAGCAGTACAATTAGTATAAATACCGCCATCTCGTCGACATTAGCGGAACTTCGAGAAGACCgatgtggtattgacacaactgaagtgatttatcgcatagcaatcatGCGAGATGGCGAAAAACGATTCTGgattacgcttgcacaatttgagcgacgcgttgcatatataccacctccgaatagaaATCATCGGAGGGCCGCGCCCGGTCAGgggcaacatctgcctgactggaaatctttgcCTTCCCTAGAGGAAGCATCCATCAGTgtctctacagcggtgtctacctttgAACCGCTAAACTAGTAATTGCTTGTTgagttttgaacattttattttgtgatagaGTGGATGGCAACTGTGTACGATACATGAAGAACAAAACAGAAACAATACCATGTCTAATGCACTAATAAAAATGACTGTAATGTAAATTATCCGGCGATGATCAGTTTTAACTCGATACTTTATCGTGGGATTACACGATAAGTTACTGCTTAgttgataattttattcagtAGTTGCGCACGCGACTCCTGCGCGTAGGTGATTTGCATTATACCccttgtattttttatcatatttatttatgagacTAGATTTTGTTCGTGGATTCACGCCTCTTCAATCTTTTCCGGAACAACAACTTCACCATGTACTTCCTCGATATAAAAAGTAGAAGTTAATAAGGGACATGATGACGCACTTTGTTGCACCGCCTGGAATCAAATCCATAACTTTAAcgatttgaaataaaagtatttgccGGATTTTATcggagtttttttatattataattatctttcgACATTTTGAAAACTTTGCCGCCTTCATAGCCACGGGGGAGACCGATGTTTTGTCCCTTCCACCACTTATTTTAAGACACTAAGAGAAACATTAGTAGAGAGGACACTGCGACGAAAATCATCatcctaattttaatataagtggGCAAAATCTTACCGCGCTGTTTGTTACCTACTCCTTGATAAGTATGGGTACTCAGTCAGGCAAGAATACTTCGTGTCCAGATTAAtgaagttttacaaatagatgTGTCATAGattaacaaaattgcacataaaaacagcgcactatttactatagtcacatacttgtacagccctagcacctcgcattgatacggcccgagcgtcgaccgccgcgccgtggccatctcgtttattggtctctggtcgccatgacagtcgaataaaatgtatttattagttaataaacGAATTTTAACATGGGTGGACCTGCTTCGTCTCCAAGAAGCTAAGTTAACACAAAGCCTCATTATAATTATCTCATAATTgactttattttgattacaataaGGTAGACCAGACTCGTATCAGCGTAGAGATATGACCATACATCATGAACAGAGTCAGAGAGTTATGTGCTGCTAGCTAAATACCTCACCTTGAACACTTCAGACCTCGTCACGGAGAACATACACACAACATCTGTGCTGGTATCCTGGATGGGAGGCAAGGACATGCCAGGTCGACTCTGGAGGATCCTTGTACTTCAACATCATAATTGGCATAGTGTCCTGGAACCGTGGTTGCGCGAACGAGACCTTCTCTGGCATTAGTGCTGCcgtctcatcatcatcagccacataacgGTTTACGGCGGAATAAAggcctccctcaaagatttccagacggacctgtcgaaagcggcctgcatccaacgtgttccagCGATCTTTATCAAATACTCTGTCCACCAATGTGTTGCCGTCTCACAAACTAATTGGATCGTCCCTATGCctgtttaagtaaataaaaattatttattaaagagaTCTTATTATGTgatagttaatttgtttttggaacATTTAAGTCATGTATTCGACTGTAATAGTAGTTTTTAGATTCAGTCATTTGTAAATGTATCATCAGTTCCATTTAATATATGGAAgcgaataataaacattattattttgataatctttattagagtaataataaagttaCGCATGATAACCATTAATCTTtaagctatatatatatatgatatgTAATCAacttatataaagttatttaaatgaaaaatatatttttaatactgtcATTCATGCGTCCCCGTCCTATAGAAGTATTTTATCCTTGCTTATAGCGACTTCACTAAGTGTTatgatataaacattataaacaacATTCGTTCTTTAATAGCTACCAG includes the following:
- the LOC119191578 gene encoding trypsin, alkaline C-like; the protein is MVHQQLFEVRMAQWLVIAFALFAGTASAASTASRIVGGQLTTIDRYPSLVQVEFLGIFTNTWGQSCAANILNNFYVLSAAHCFAGLFYDRSRRRIRGGSTFRNTGGEVIGIVREFNHPDYNIIPGDADINVVRLRSPIIYNPVMQRATIVPQGFEIPDNMPVVHAGWGAIEWLGPQSSQLQDVTIYTVNRQICAERYLTLNPPRQVTGNMICAGILDVGGKDACQGDSGGPMYLGDIIVGVVSWGHECANDTYPGVSAAVGPYSDWIVATAV